Below is a genomic region from Chryseobacterium scophthalmum.
CGTCGCTTCAACACTCGGATTAAAATTGTCAAACAAATCTCCGGCAACCAGAACCAGATCAACATTTTCACGATCTGCGATATCAACAATTTCGTTCATCACCAAAACCTGTTCTTCTAATCTAGAAAAACGGTCGAGACGTTTACCCAAATGCCAATCGGCGGTGTGGAGGATTTTCATAATTTATTATCTGCATCTCTTGCTTTAAAATCTTCTCGAATTTGTTTTAAACGTGCTTTTCTTTCTGCTTCCGCATTTTGTATTTTACGTTTTTTCTGGTCGATTTTCTTTTTATTTTTCTTCCTGTTAGCTTCGTTATTTTTGCTCATATTGATTATCGGAATGAGTAATTTTTATAGATAAGAAATACCTTCATCAAAAATACTAAAGATTAAGAGTTTAAACAATTTTAGTAGATAAGTCTGATAAAATATTTTAATTTTACTGCGTTATGGAAGAAAAATCAAAAGATCCTTTACACGGAAAAAGACTTGATGCCATTCTTGAAGAGTTGGTAGAATATTATCAGGGCTTTGAAGAATTGGGAAAACAAATTAATATCAAATGTTTTACAGATAATCCGAGTATCAATTCGTCATTGAAGTTTTTACGAAAAACAGACTGGGCGAGAGCAAAAGTTGAAAGTCTGTATCTGTATGTTTTAAGACAGAAAAAAAGGGAAGAATCAAAAAATAGAAAGTAATATGTTGAAGATTATTCTTTACATGTAATTTCTTAATCAATTCTTTCAAAAACAGTATATTTGTGCCGTTAATCGTGATAGGAATTCACGAAAAAAAGAAAAAATATGACAATCGAAAACAATCATGTGGTAGCTGTAAAGTATATTCTTCACACTATCGAAGAGGATGGAACTAAAACTCTTGTAGAAGAAACAACTGCAGAAAATCCACTTACAT
It encodes:
- a CDS encoding VF530 family protein → MEEKSKDPLHGKRLDAILEELVEYYQGFEELGKQINIKCFTDNPSINSSLKFLRKTDWARAKVESLYLYVLRQKKREESKNRK